From the genome of Ascaphus truei isolate aAscTru1 chromosome 15, aAscTru1.hap1, whole genome shotgun sequence:
GGTGAGGTCGTCCGTTTCAATGGCTTCTTCGGTGTAATGTTTCTCCAGGAACTCCCGCACCGACTTGGCCCCTCTGCCGATTGCATTGGCCTGCGGGGGTGGCAGAAAAGGCAGCGTGAGCGGCAGTGTTTGGGTTACATGGACGCCGTGTGCATGGCGCGGACACGGGTGGCACAAAAAAAGCCACTTACCTTCCATGCATGGTAGGTCCCAGAGGGATCCGTCTGGTAGAGGTGAGGGGTCCCATCAAAGTCAAACCCCACGATCAGAGCAGATATCCCAAAAGGCCGGCGTCCATTGCTTTGTGTGTAGCGCTAAGGACACAAAGGTTGTGTTAAAGATGTGACCAAGTCACTATATCCACCTGTGCCCCAGGTGCGGAGACCTTGGATAAGGGTTTCTTGTTCTTTTTAATAGTTTGTGTGACATACTGGGAAAGATACACATTTATTTAAACCCATACCATATGACAGAGTTTAAAAGGCCAACCTTCCTGAGGGAACTATACACCTCTGACGCAAAGCGCTTACGAACCACACCCTGATGGAAGATAGTGTGCCCAAATTAGACTGATCTGTCACCCAGACAGCAGGACAATTCCTCTCCTGGTATCCTCCGTACAATCAGTGTAAATATAGTAACTggcagacccccccctcacctgtttCAGGCTGGCGATGtaacgtgtgatgtattccacggTCACCGGATCCTCCACGGTTAGTCTGTGGCTCTGGCATTCAACACGGGCCCGGTTTATAACAATCCTGGCATCGGCGGTCAGCCCTTTAAGAAAAGCAAGAacctctcccatcttaaaccATCTCCCCATCATCGCTCCCTACCTATGCAATCCTCTTCCGCTCAATAATTTGTTAAGCAGCTTCTCCTTACATAGAAAAAATCCCCTCCTAAAAGcagcaggacccccccccccccccgccagcccaGCCGGATCCCCACCGCCAGCCCCGCCGgatcccccccgccagccccgccggatcccccccgccagccccgccGGATCCCCACCGCCAGCCCCCATACCCGCAAAAGCCATGAAGACGTTCTCGTCCAGGGCGCAGATTTTCCGCACGGTTCTCTCATCCTGAAGTTTGGCCATCGACTTCTTCTCAACTCCAAGAACCACGATCTCCTTCCCGCGGACGCCTACCTGAAACGGAGACGCCCAGAACATTGCGTGACGCCCCAATCTCCATGAGCCGCAGccagaattagattgtaagctctacggggcagacTTATGCTGCCAGCAAAATTTTACATCGCTGTGTACAGTCAGCGCTATATAACAAAAGGCAGTATTATGTCACCCTGTGGCCCCGTCTCACGCTGAGCCTCCCACTTACTAATGCTCCTAATCACAATAATGTATATCccccgctttcccccccctcaaTGTACggtccaacccccccacccccaatatccCCCTCACCCGAGCCATCTCTACAGCCCCCGTCTCTCTCCGGTCTTCCTCTTACCCCCTCCTCTCGCTTCTCCTCACCGCTCGCCCACTTCAACTGACCCCCTGGTATTCCCCTTGCTTCTCACACCCCCGtccggtcacacacacaccccccttgcttttccacctccctccccacagCTTCTCCTCACCCCACGTCTCCCCCTTGTTTCTCCTCATTCCCTTGATCCTCCTAAATACTCCCTGCCCGGGTCTTCTCTTTGCTTCTCCTCACCCCCATCCCCCTTTGTTTCTCCTCCTCAACCCCCATCGCTTCTCCTTCTTACCCCCCATTGCTTCTCctcaccctccaccccccttgcTTCTCTTCTACttttcctcctcctcacccccccccccccccccattacttctCCTCACAAACCCCCCATCTCCCCTTGCTTCTCTTCTTGCTCCGAACCCCCCCTTATTTCTCCTCCCTAACCCCATATCCCCCTTGCTTCtcacccccctatccccccctttgcttctcacaccccccccatctcccatcttctcctcctgctcctcaccCCTTCTTATTTCTCCTCCGAACCCCCTTGCTTCACACCCCATACCCCCttgcttctcctccccccccattcccccttgCTTCTCACCCCCATATCCCCCTCGCATCACCCCTTAcccccccttgcctctcctcactccccatatcccccccttgcctctcctcactccccatatccccccttgcctctcctcaccccccccccccatatcccccccatccatattcccccccccatatccatatttcccccccccccatatccccccccatatccatatttccccccccatatccatatttccccccccatatccatattcccccccccccccggttctcaCCGCGGTGGACCCTTTCTTCACCGCCTCCTGCGCATATTCCACCTGGAACAGATGCCCGTCCGGGGAGAAGACGGTGATGGCGCGATCGTAACTCATTGTGCGCGCTCTCCTGTATGAGCGGTATGGTGAGAAGTGAGCGGTATAATGGAAGAGAGGAGCGGTAtactgaggtgggggggggttgtataaTCCCGGGCAgcggctccctgcttcacaaacCGAAACCTCCGCAAAACAGCACACTCATCCCCCACCCCCGATTCACCAACGTCACTTACGCTCCCAGCGCATGCCCCCGCCGCTGCGTCCCGCTACGCAAAGTGCGTAACCTCAGCCCCGCCCCCTAACAGCCTGCGTCCGGCTCCCGCTAAACTACGTGAGTAACCTCAGTCCCGCCCCCTCTAACAGCCAGCGCTACCCCGCCGCTGCGTCCCGCTCCCGCTACGCAAAGTGCGTAAcctcagccccgccccctctaACAGCCAGCGCTACCCCGCCGCTGCGTCCCGCTCCCGCTACGCAAAGTGCGTAACCTCAGCCCCGCCCCCCCTACCCGGCGCCTGCGACAGGAAACCCCGGCTGCCTGGAATATACCATTCctgcgcgggggggagggggacaccgCCACATCTCCCCCGGTTTTCATCGCTCTTCCCGCGCCGTCATCTCAACACAGCGGGTTTGTCATCACGGATAAAGCGGAGCGAGTAAGGGAAATGCAGGGTGGCGGCGGTGGGGGGTTCAGAGCTGTCGACGGGTTGTACCATTGACACCTGtgcccccccttgtctgctgCAGAGAATGAGAACCCTTTGGCCCTATAATAACAATGTATGCCTTATAATTTATACACCTGACATCCAGcatcacagggacacaggggcaccaTGTCTGTGGCCTTTGCATCAGCCAGACCCAGAGGGAAAGGAGAAGTCACCCAGCAAACTATCCAaaaggtaatgatggggttattttatattattattattatttataagggGGGAATAAAGGCACCCTGTGTCATGCAGAATAATAATAATCCTATGTGGGAGGCACAGAGcaggaaaataataatataataataattaaattctTATGTGGGAGGCACAGAgcaggaaaataataataataataatataataataattaaattccTATGTGGGAGGCACAGAGCAGGAGAAAAATACAGAGCCAtctgcaaagaaaaaaaatatatgtgtatatataaataaaaagtatattCTATTAACGTATATAGGTATCTTTATCTATCCAGTTGCATTTTATTTAGGATCTGTATGggaacacagggaacacagggaacacagggaacacggggtgggggggggggatgcagcacAGGTGCAGTGCATGCTAAGCGTATACACGTCCTTTTCAGATGTCATTTGCCACCATTTATGACAATAAGAGCAGAGGCATCCTTGGGTGACTTCATCATTATCtctggaggggaaggaggggggttggATCAGCTTGAATATTTAGCCATT
Proteins encoded in this window:
- the PSMA7 gene encoding proteasome subunit alpha type-7 produces the protein MSYDRAITVFSPDGHLFQVEYAQEAVKKGSTAVGVRGKEIVVLGVEKKSMAKLQDERTVRKICALDENVFMAFAGLTADARIVINRARVECQSHRLTVEDPVTVEYITRYIASLKQRYTQSNGRRPFGISALIVGFDFDGTPHLYQTDPSGTYHAWKANAIGRGAKSVREFLEKHYTEEAIETDDLTIKLVIKALLEVVQSGGKNIELAVMRRNQPLKILNPEEIERYVAEIEKEKEETDEKKKPKKTT